Sequence from the Lysobacter solisilvae genome:
TGATGACCACCGGGCGCACCCCGTACTGCTCCCCGGCGGCCCGGATCGTGCCGGCCAGCTCGCGGCCCCGCTCGACCGTCCCGACGAAGGAATAGCGCTCGGTGACGAACCGGGTCAGCGTGAACTGGGTCAGCAGGCTGTGGCCGATCGTCTCGGCGGTGATCCCGGTGCCATCGGAAACGTAGAAGACCGGCCTGACTCCGGGCATCGCCCACCTCGCAAATAACCTGTGGCCATAGGGAAAAACGGCGGCCCCGCGTTTGTCGGGGGCCGCCACCATCAGGGATAATAGCGGTTTGGTCGCGCCGCCCCTGCCCTCCCCCCGCAAGACGCCCCACGGAGATCCGCCTTGAACGAGAACATCCTCTGGCTGCACGCGCTGCGCCTGTCCGACCTGGCCCGCGTAGGTGGCAAGAACTCCTCGCTGGGCGAGATGATCGGCAACCTGGCCAATCTCGGCGTGTCCGTCCCGGGCGGCTTCGCGACCACGGCCGAGGCCTTCAAGGCCTTCATCGCCCACAACGACCTGCACCAGCGCATCTTCGACCGCCTGGCCACGCTGGACGTCGAGGACGTCCCCGCACTCAATGCCGCCGGCAGCGAGATCCGCCGCTGGGTGATCGACGCCCCGCTGCAGCCCGACCTGGACGCCGACATCCGCACCGCCTACCGGCAGCTGTGCGCCGAGAACGGCGGCGGCGACGTTGCCGTGGCGGTGCGCTCCTCGGCTACCGCCGAAGACCTGCCCGACGCCAGCTTCGCCGGCCAGCAGGAGACCTTCCTCAACGTGACGGGGGCCGACGACGTCGTGCACAAGGTGAAGGAAGTCTTCGCCTCGCTCTACAACGACCGCGCCATCGCTTATCGCGTGCACCACGGCTTCAAGCACGAGGACGTGTTCCTGTCCGCCGGCGTGCAGCTGATGGTGCGCTCCAATGTCGGCGCCTCCGGCGTGCTGTTCACGCTGGACACCGAATCGGGCTTCCGCGACGTGGTGTTCATCACCTCGAGCTTCGGCCTAGGTGAGATGGTCGTGCAGGGCGCGGTGAATCCCGACGAGTTCTACGTCTACAAGCCGACCCTGATGCAGGGCAAGCCGGCCATCCTGCGTCGCTCCATCGGCGCCAAGCAGCAGCGGATGGTGTATTCGGACACGCCCGGCGAGCGCGTGCGCATCGAGGAGACGCCCGCCGCGCTGCGCGACAGCTTCTCCATCAGCGACGACGACGTCCACGAACTGGCGCGCCAGGCCCTCACCATCGAGCAGCACTACGGCCGTCCGATGGACATCGAATGGGCGAAGGATGGTGTCAGCGGCAAGTTGTTCATCGTGCAGGCGCGCCCGGAGACGGTGAAGTCGCGCGGCAAGGCCACCCAGATCGAACGCTACGCCCTCACCCGCCGCGGCACCGTGGTGTGCGAAGGCCGCGCGATCGGCCAGAAGATCGGCAGCGGCGTGGCCCGCGTGGTGCGGTCGCTCGACGACATGGCCCGGGTGCAGCCCGGCGACGTGCTGGTGGCCGACATGACCGATCCGGACTGGGAACCGGTGATGAAGCGCTCGGCCGCGATCGTGACCAATCGCGGCGGCCGGACCTGCCACGCCGCGATCATTGCCCGTGAACTGGGCGTGCCGGCGGTAGTCGGCACCGGCAACGCGCTGGACACCATCCGCGACGGCCAGGAAGTCACCATTTCCTGCGCCGAAGGCGACACCGGCTTCATCTACGACGGCACCCTGCCCTTCGAGCGCAACGTGGCGGACCTGGACAAGATGCCGCCGGCGCCGCTCAAGGTGATGATGAATGTCGCCAACCCCGAGCGCGCCTTCGACTTCGCCATGCTGCCCAACGCCGGCATCGGCCTGGCGCGCCTGGAGATGATCATCGCCAGCCACATCGGCATCCATCCCAAGGCGCTGCTGGAGTACGCCTCGCAGGATGCGGCGACGAAGCAGAAGATCGACGCCCGCATCAAGGGCTATGGCGACCCGGTGGACTTCTACGTCGACCGCCTCGCCGAGGGCATCGCCACGATCACCGCCTCGGTGGCGCCGCATCCGGTCATCGTCCGCCTGTCGGACTTCAAGTCCAACGAATACGCCAACCTGATCGGCGGCTCGCGCTACGAGCCGCATGAAGAGAACCCGATGATCGGCTTCCGCGGCGCCAGCCGCTACGTCGATCCCAGCTTCGCCGATGCCTTCGCGCTGGAATGCCGCGCGGTGAAGAAGGTGCGCGAGCTGATGGGCCTGGACAACTGCTGGGTCATGATCCCGTTCGTGCGCACGCTCGAGGAAGGCCGCAAGGTCATCGCGGTGCTGGAAGCCAACGGCCTCAAGCGCGGCGAGAACGGCCTGAAGATCATCATGATGTGCGAGGTGCCGTCCAATGCCCTGCTGGCGGACGAGTTCCTGGACATCTTCGACGGCTTCTCGATCGGCTCCAACGACCTCACCCAGCTCACCCTGGGCCTGGACCGCGACTCGGCGATCGTCGCGGGCCTGTTCGACGAGCGCGACCCGGCGGTGAAGAAGCTGCTGTCGATGGCGATCAGCGCCGCGCGCGCCAAGGGCAAGTACGTGGGCATCTGCGGCCAGGGCCCGAGCGACCACCCAGATTTGGCCGAGTGGCTGATGCAGCAGGGCATCGAATCGGTGTCGCTCAATCCCGACACCGTGGTCGACACCTGGCTGCGCCTGGCCAAGGTCAAGGCGGCCTGACGGCACGATGGGCATTGCGGCGATCGGCCTGCTCAGCACCCTGTCCGCCGCGGCCTCGGCCGCGGCCACCGTGCCCGCCGCGGCCGCGCCCGCGGCTCCAGTCGCAGCCGCCCCGGCCACGGCGGCGTCCACGCTGAACCAGCTGCATTCGCTGGATCACTGGCTGGCCATGGGCGAGCTCTATGGCCTGCGGCTGCTGGGCGCGATCGTCATCATCCTGGTCGGCCTGTGGCTGGCCAAGCGCCTTTCGCGCGCGCTCGACGCGGTCCTGGAACGCACGCAGACCGAGGCCACGCTGCGCGGCTTCCTGCGCAACATCGCCTACGGGGCGATGGTGGTGGTCATCATCCTGGCGGCACTGCAGTTCGTGGGTTTCGCCCCCGCGTCGCTGTTCGCCGTTTTGGGCGCGGCGGGCCTGGGCATCGGCCTGGCGCTCAAGGATTCCCTGTCGAACCTGGTGGCGGGCCTGCAGCTGATCGTGCAGCGTCCGTTCCGGGCCGGTGACTACGTGGTGGCGGCGAACCTGGAAGGCACCGTCGAACAGGTGCGCGTGTTCCAGACCCGCCTGCGCACGCCCGACAACCGGGTGCTGATCCTGCCCAACAGCCTGATCATCGCCGCGGCAATCACCAACTTCACCGCGGTGATGAAGCGCCGGATCGACGTGGCCACCAGCGTGGGCCACGCCGAGGACCTGCAGGCCGCGCGCACGCGGCTGGTGGAAATTGCCCGCGCGCATCCCAAGGTCATGCGCGAACCCGAGCCGGCGGTCGTCGCCACGGCGCTGGGCGCCGACAACCGCATCAGCCTGGAACTGCGCGCCTGGGTCCGCACGGGCGACGTGCAGACCGCACGCAGCGAGCTGACCGAAGCGGTGCGCAACGGAATGATCGAACTGGGGATCGGCACGCCGGCGGTGGCGCGTGAGATCCGCATCCTGCACCAGGGCGCGGGGGAACTGCCGATGGACCAGCTGCTAGCCGCGCCGGCGGCGGCTCCTGGCGCGGGAGCGCCGACGGCCGAGGATGTGGGCAAGCCGCAGACCCGCTGAGCGGGCTGCTCGGGGCGGCCTGCCCGAGGGCGGCCCCCACGTTCGCCGCGACCTGGTGGCGGGTCGAGACCCGCCCTATTGGCTGGAGCCGTTGGCCGGGCGCTGCGAGTGGTTGTTGCCCAAGCCACCCAGCTTGCCCATTGCCGTGCGGTAGTGCCGCAGTTCGGCGATCGAGTCCTGGATGTCGCTCAGCGCGGTGTGCTTGGCGTCCTTGCGCACGCCGTTGAGGACGTCGGGCGCCCAGCGGCGCGCGAGTTCCTTGAGCGTGCTCACGTCCAGGTTGCGGTAGTGGAAGTAGCCCTCCAGCCGCGGCATGCAGCGGTGCAGGAAGCGGCGATCCTGGCAGATCGAATTGCCGCAGATCGGCGAGGTGTTGGCCGGCACCCACTGGGCCAGGAAGTCCAGCGTGCGCTGTTCGGCTTCCAGCATGGTCACGCCCTGCTCCACCACGCGCTGCCACAGCCCGGACTTGCGATGCTGGTTGCGGTTCCAGTCGTCCATCGCCTCCAGCCGCGCGACCGGATGGTGGATCGCCAGCTCCGGGCCTTCGGCCAGGATCTCGAGCTGGGCATCGGTCACGATCGTGGCGATTTCCAGGATGGAATCATTGTCGGTATCGAGCCCGGTCATTTCCAGGTCGATCCAGATCAGTCGCTGTTCCCTATGCTGCGGGTGGGCTGCCATGCGCGCTCGCACTGAAGGTCGGGTTCGTCGCATCATAGCCGACGACACGCAACACACGGGACGCCCCATGTTCGACGAGACCTCCCTCGGTCACTACGGCATTCTGACCTCCATGCTGGCCCCCGCGCTGCTGATGGCGGCCACCGGGTCGCTGCTGGTATCGGCCAATGCACGGCTGGCGCGCGTGGTCGACCGGCTGCGTTCGCTGATCCTGGCCTGGGAGGAGTCGGCCCCCGACCGCGCCGAGCGCGACACCCAGATCCTGCGCCACCGCCAGCGCGCGCACCTGGTGCTGCGTGCGTGCCAGCTGCTCTATGCGGCGCTGGGCGCCTTCGTGGGCACCAGCCTGTCGCTGGCCATCGACGCCTTCCTCGGATTCCGCCTGGGCGTGGTGCCCACGGTGCTGGCAATCGTCGGCGTCAGCTTCCTGCTCGGGGCCAGCATCGTGATGGGCATCGAGGTCAGCCTGTCGGTGCGCAGTTTCGGCGAGGAACTGGACCAGGAACTGGCCCGCCGCCGCGTCTGACGCCGCGCTGCGAGCGCCACAACGCGGTGGTTCAGAGCGGCGGCTTGCCGCGCTTGGCGCGGAAATAGTTGGTCAGGCGACTGCCGGCTTCGTCGGCGAGCACGCCACCGCTGACCTCGACGCGATGGTTGTGGCGCGGGTCGCCCAGCAGGTCGAATACGCTGCCGGCCGCCCCGGTCTTGGGATCGCTGGCTCCGAAGACCACGCGCGCGACGCGGGCATGCACCATCGCCATCGCGCACATCGCGCACGGCTCCAGGGTCACATACAGCGTGGTGCCGAGCAGGCGATGGTTGCCCAGCTTCGCGCCGGCCGCGCGCATCGCCACGATCTCGGCGTGCGCGGTGGGGTCGGACTGGGTGATGTTGCGGTTCCAGCCCTCGCCCAGGACATCGCCTTCGGCCGAGACCAGCACGGCGCCCACGGGAATCTCGTCGTCCTCGTGCTGCGCGCGTTGAGCGAGATCGAGGGCGTGCCGCATCCAGTGTTCGTCGCGTTCTGCCGTGCTCACCCGGAGGGCCCTGCGCTGGCGGGAGCCATCACTCCCACTCGATCGTCGCCGGCGGCTTGCCGCTGATGTCGTACACCACGCGCGAGACGCCGCGCAGTTCGTTGATGATGCGGTTGGACACGGTGCCCAGGAACTCGTGCGGCAGGTGCGCCCAGTGCGCGGTCATGAAGTCGATGGTTTCCACCGCGCGCAGCGCGATCACCCATTCGTAGGCGCGCGCGTCGCCCACCACGCCGACCGACTTCACCGGCAGGAACACGGCGAAGGCCTGGCTCACCTTGTCGTACAGGTCGGCGCGCCGCAGTTCGTCGATGAAGATGTGGTCGGCCTTGGCGAGCAGCTGCGCGTACTCGCGCTGCACTTCGCCCAGGATGCGCACGCCCAGGCCGGGGCCCGGGAACGGATGCCGGTAGACCATCGAGTGCGGCAGGCCCAGTTCGACGCCCAGGCGACGGACCTCGTCCTTGAACAGTTCGCGCAGCGGCTCGACCAGGCCCAGCTTCATGTGCTCGGGCAGGCCGCCCACGTTGTGGTGGCTCTTGATGACGTGGGCCTTGCCGGTCTTGCTGCCGGCCGACTCGATCACGTCGGGATAGATGGTGCCCTGCGCCAGCCACCGGGCGTTGGCGAGCTTGGCCGACTCCTCGTCGAAGATCTCGACGAACAGGTTGCCGATGATCTTGCGCTTGGCTTCCGGGTCGGCGACGCCGGCCAGCCGCTCGAAATAGCGGTCGGCGGCGTTCACGCGCACGACCTTGACGCCCATGTGCTCGGCGAACATCGCCATCACCTGGTCGCCCTCGTTCCAGCGCAGCAGGCCGGTGTCGACGAACACGCAGGTCAGCTGCGAGCCGATGGCCTTGTGCAGCAGCGCGGCGACGACGGACGAGTCCACGCCCCCGGACAGCCCAAGGATCACCTCGTCCTGCCCCACGACCTCGCGCACGCGCTCGATCTGGTCCTCGATGATGTTGGCCGCCGTCCACAGGGTGCGGCAGCCGCTGATCTCGACCACGAAGCGGCGCAGCAGGGCCAGGCCCTGCTTGGTGTGGGTGACTTCGGGATGGAACTGCACGCCGTACCAGCGCTTTTCCTCGAGCGCCATCGCGGCGACGGGGATGCGGTCGGTGACGGCGGTGACGGTCCAGCCCGGCGGGGCCTGCGCGACGTGGTCGCCGTGGCTCATCCAGACGTCCAGGCGGCGCTCGCCGTCGTGGTCGCTCAGCCCGCCCAGCAGCGCGTCGTGCGCGACCAGTTCGACTTCGGCGTGGCCGAACTCGCGCGCATCGGCCGCTTCGGTCGCACCACCCAGCTGCGCGGCCAGGGTCTGCATGCCGTAGCAGATGCCCAGGATCGGCAGGCCCGAATCGAAGACCTCCTGCGGAGCCTTGGGGGCGCCGAACTCGGTCGTGGATTCCGGGCCGCCCGACAGGATGATGCCCTTGGCGCCGAACTTCGCGATCTCGGCCGGGTCGTGGTCCCAGGCCCAGACTTCGCAGTAGACCCCGATCTCGCGGATGCGGCGGGCAATCAGCTGCGTGTACTGCGCGCCGAAGTCGAGGATCAGGATCTTGTCGGAATGGATGTTGGTCATGGGCACGGGTCGGACATCTGCCCTTGCTCGTCATTCCCGCGTACGCGGGAATCCAGTGACTCTGCGCTTGTCGATGAAAGCAACGCAGGCACGGCGAACGGCAACGGCTAAGGCACTGGATTCCCGCGTACGCGGGAATGACGGTTGAAACAAAGCGCCGGCATCAGCCGGCGCGGTAATTCGGTGGTTCCTTCGTGATCTGCACGTCGTGCACGTGGCTCTCGCGCGTGCCGGCCGAGGTCACGCGGACGAAGCTGGGCTTCTTGCGCATGTCCTCGATCGTCGCGCAGCCCACGTAGCCCATGGTGGCGCGCAGGCCGCCGGCGAGCTGGTGGACCACGCCGCGCAGCGGACCGCGGTACGGCACGCGGCCCTCGATGCCTTCGGGCACGAGCTTGTCGGCGTCCGACGCGTCCTGGAAATAGCGGTCCTTGGAGCCGAGCTCCATCGCGCCCAGCGAGCCCATGCCGCGGTAGCTCTTGTAGCTGCGGCCCTGGAAGAGTTCGACCTCGCCCGGAGCTTCCTCGGTGCCGGCGAACAGGCCGCCGATCATCACCGTGGAGGCGCCGGCGACGATCGCCTTGCCGATGTCGCCCGAGAAGCGGATGCCGCCGTCTGCGATCAGCGGGATGCGGTCCTGCAATGCCTCGGCGACCATGGCCACCGCGGTGATCTGCGGCACGCCCACGCCCGCGACGATGCGGGTGGTGCAGATCGACCCCGGGCCGACGCCGACCTTCACCGCGTCCGCGCCGTGGTCCATCAGGGCCAGCGCCGCATCGCCGGTGACGATGTTGCCGCCGATGACCTGCAGCTGCGGGAAGTTCTTCTTGACCCACTGCACCCGCTCGAGCACGCCCTGCGAATGGCCGTGCGCGGTGTCGACCACGACGACGTCGACGCCGGCCGCGGCGAGCGCTTCCACGCGCGCCTCGGTGTCGCCGCCCACGCCGACCGCCGCGCCCGCGAGCAGGCGCTCGGAGCTGTCATAGGCGGCGTTGGGGTTGTCGGACTTCTTCTGGATGTCCTTGACAGTGATCAGGCCGCGCAGCTCGAAGCCGTCGTTGACCACCAGCACCTTCTCGATGCGGTGCTTGTGCAGGAGCTGGACGACTTCCTCGTCCGACGCGCCCTCGCGCACGGTGATCAGGCGATCCTTCTTGGTCATGATGTGGCGGACCGGATCGTCGAGCTTGGCCTCAAAGCGCATGTCGCGGCTGGTGACGATGCCGACCAGCTGGCCGCCGTCCACCACCGGCACGCCCGAGATGTTGCGGGCGCGGGTGAGCTTGAGGACGTCGCCGATGGTCGCATCGGGGCCGACGGTGAAGGGCTCCTTGATGACCCCCGCCTCGAACTTCTTGACGTGCGCGACCTGCGCGGCCTGGGCTTCCAGACTCATGTTCTTGTGCAGGATGCTGATGCCGCCCAGCTGGGCCATGGCGATGGCCAGGCGTGCTTCGCTGACGGTGTCCATGGCCGCCGAGACGATGGGCAGGCGCAGGTTCAGGGTGCGGGTGAGGCGGGTGGCCAGCGAAACGTCCTTGGGCAGGACGATCGAGTGCGCAGGTACGAGGGAGACGTCGTCGTAGGTCAGCGCTTCAGCCTGGATACGCAGCATGGGCGGTCCCGGTTTGATGAAGCGCGCCATTGTAACCGCGCCAGGTATCTCTACGCACGCCACAAATGAAAAACGCGCCGCCGCGCGCGACGGATTCACCGTTCCAGAGCCGTCCTTTGAACCCGACCCCGCCGCGCGCGACGAACTCCCCGTTCCAGAGCCGCCCTCGAACCCGGCCCCGCCGCCGCGCGCCACGAACTCCCCGTTCCAGAGCGCCTTTTGAACCCGGCCCCGCCGCCGCGCGCGATCCCCACCCCGCCCCGCCAGTGTCCGAGCCACACCCGCGTGGCTCCCGGCCCTTCCCGCAAGGTGCCCGGGGCCGTCCGGCCAGGCTCCGGATCCCTCCAGAGCGTGTTCGAGCTCCTCCATCAAGGCTCCGCATCCTTCCCGAATACCGCCGAGCCCTAATGGTGGGCAAAAGCAGCCCTGATCGAAGGGCAAAAAGCCTTTCGCATGAAGCAAAAAGCCTTGCCGATGAAGCCCTCGAGCCTCGACGCCAAGGCATTTTTTCCTGCCCATGAGGCTCAAAGCCTCATCCAACAGGCCCCGGGAGCGCCTCCGCCAAGGCTTTGAGCCTCATCGGCAAGGCAAATAGCCTCAAGCCCAAGGCTCGACAGCCTCAAGGGAAAGGCTCGCAACCCCAAACGGCAAACGGCCCAGCCGTACACGCGTGGCCGGCGAACGAAAGCGCCCTGCGAACAAACGCGCCGCCCCGAAAAAGCGGGTCCGGCGCAGAGCACCCGGCCCCTGTCAGCGGTCGGCCGCTTCCGCCGCCTCGAGCGTGTTCTGCATCAGCGTGGCCACCGTCATCGGGCCCACGCCGCCCGGCACCGGGGTGATCCAGCTGGCCCGCTCCGCGGCGGCCTGGAAGCCCACGTCGCCGACCAGGCGGCCGTCGTCCAGGCGGTTGATGCCCACGTCGATGACCACGGCGCCGGGCTTCACCCATTCGCCCGGAATCAGCTGCGGACGGCCGACGGCCACCACCAGGATGTCGGCGTGGCGCACCGAGGATTCGAGCACGTCCTTGGGGGTGAACTTGTGGCAGCTGGTCACCGTGCAGCCGGCGATCAGCAGCTCCAGCGCCATCGGCCGGCCGACGTGGTTGGACACGCCCACGATCGTGGCGCTCTGGCCGCGGACCGGTCGGTCGGTGTAGGCCAGCAGCGTGGTGATGCCGCGCGGCGTGCAGGGCCGCAGGCCGAACTGGCGCAGGGCCAGGTGGCCGACGTTCTCCGGATGGAAGCCGTCCACGTCCTTGCCGGGGTGGATCCGGTGGATCAGGTGAGTGGCGTCGCGATGGCCGGGCAAGGGCAACTGCACCAGGATGCCGTGGACCGAGGGATCGGCGTTGAGCCGGTCGATCAGCGCCAGCAGCTGCTCGTCGGAGGTGTCGGCGGGCAGGTCGTAGTCGATCGCGCGGATGCCGACCTTCTGCGCGGCGCGCCGCTTGTTCTTGACGTAGACGCTGGAGGCCGGGTCGTTGCCGACCAGCACCACCGCCAGCCCCGGCGCGGGCTTGCCGGCCTGGATGCGGGCGTCGACCTGCGCCTTGAGGTTGTCGAGCAGGTCTTCGGCGATGCGTTTGCCATCAAGGATGCGGGCGGTCATTCGATTCGGGATTCGCGAAAGTCGGAGGCGGGGACAGGCACGGGGCGCGGTGCGGGCGGCAGCCCGACGCGGTGGCGCGGCCCGGCGAGGAAGGCGCACATTATCGCCCAAGCCTCCCCCGCTCCGGACGATCCATGACCGAACTCGACTTCGAAACCCAGCAGATCCAGGCCGCCGTCTTCCGCCGCCTGCAGCAGCACCTGCTGCAGGACCGCCCGGACGTGCAGAACATCGACCTGATGATCACCGCCGGCTTCTGCCGCAACTGCCTGGCCGACTGGTACCG
This genomic interval carries:
- the ppsA gene encoding phosphoenolpyruvate synthase; its protein translation is MNENILWLHALRLSDLARVGGKNSSLGEMIGNLANLGVSVPGGFATTAEAFKAFIAHNDLHQRIFDRLATLDVEDVPALNAAGSEIRRWVIDAPLQPDLDADIRTAYRQLCAENGGGDVAVAVRSSATAEDLPDASFAGQQETFLNVTGADDVVHKVKEVFASLYNDRAIAYRVHHGFKHEDVFLSAGVQLMVRSNVGASGVLFTLDTESGFRDVVFITSSFGLGEMVVQGAVNPDEFYVYKPTLMQGKPAILRRSIGAKQQRMVYSDTPGERVRIEETPAALRDSFSISDDDVHELARQALTIEQHYGRPMDIEWAKDGVSGKLFIVQARPETVKSRGKATQIERYALTRRGTVVCEGRAIGQKIGSGVARVVRSLDDMARVQPGDVLVADMTDPDWEPVMKRSAAIVTNRGGRTCHAAIIARELGVPAVVGTGNALDTIRDGQEVTISCAEGDTGFIYDGTLPFERNVADLDKMPPAPLKVMMNVANPERAFDFAMLPNAGIGLARLEMIIASHIGIHPKALLEYASQDAATKQKIDARIKGYGDPVDFYVDRLAEGIATITASVAPHPVIVRLSDFKSNEYANLIGGSRYEPHEENPMIGFRGASRYVDPSFADAFALECRAVKKVRELMGLDNCWVMIPFVRTLEEGRKVIAVLEANGLKRGENGLKIIMMCEVPSNALLADEFLDIFDGFSIGSNDLTQLTLGLDRDSAIVAGLFDERDPAVKKLLSMAISAARAKGKYVGICGQGPSDHPDLAEWLMQQGIESVSLNPDTVVDTWLRLAKVKAA
- a CDS encoding mechanosensitive ion channel family protein, whose amino-acid sequence is MGIAAIGLLSTLSAAASAAATVPAAAAPAAPVAAAPATAASTLNQLHSLDHWLAMGELYGLRLLGAIVIILVGLWLAKRLSRALDAVLERTQTEATLRGFLRNIAYGAMVVVIILAALQFVGFAPASLFAVLGAAGLGIGLALKDSLSNLVAGLQLIVQRPFRAGDYVVAANLEGTVEQVRVFQTRLRTPDNRVLILPNSLIIAAAITNFTAVMKRRIDVATSVGHAEDLQAARTRLVEIARAHPKVMREPEPAVVATALGADNRISLELRAWVRTGDVQTARSELTEAVRNGMIELGIGTPAVAREIRILHQGAGELPMDQLLAAPAAAPGAGAPTAEDVGKPQTR
- the orn gene encoding oligoribonuclease, which encodes MAAHPQHREQRLIWIDLEMTGLDTDNDSILEIATIVTDAQLEILAEGPELAIHHPVARLEAMDDWNRNQHRKSGLWQRVVEQGVTMLEAEQRTLDFLAQWVPANTSPICGNSICQDRRFLHRCMPRLEGYFHYRNLDVSTLKELARRWAPDVLNGVRKDAKHTALSDIQDSIAELRHYRTAMGKLGGLGNNHSQRPANGSSQ
- a CDS encoding DUF2721 domain-containing protein: MFDETSLGHYGILTSMLAPALLMAATGSLLVSANARLARVVDRLRSLILAWEESAPDRAERDTQILRHRQRAHLVLRACQLLYAALGAFVGTSLSLAIDAFLGFRLGVVPTVLAIVGVSFLLGASIVMGIEVSLSVRSFGEELDQELARRRV
- the tadA gene encoding tRNA adenosine(34) deaminase TadA → MRHALDLAQRAQHEDDEIPVGAVLVSAEGDVLGEGWNRNITQSDPTAHAEIVAMRAAGAKLGNHRLLGTTLYVTLEPCAMCAMAMVHARVARVVFGASDPKTGAAGSVFDLLGDPRHNHRVEVSGGVLADEAGSRLTNYFRAKRGKPPL
- the guaA gene encoding glutamine-hydrolyzing GMP synthase is translated as MTNIHSDKILILDFGAQYTQLIARRIREIGVYCEVWAWDHDPAEIAKFGAKGIILSGGPESTTEFGAPKAPQEVFDSGLPILGICYGMQTLAAQLGGATEAADAREFGHAEVELVAHDALLGGLSDHDGERRLDVWMSHGDHVAQAPPGWTVTAVTDRIPVAAMALEEKRWYGVQFHPEVTHTKQGLALLRRFVVEISGCRTLWTAANIIEDQIERVREVVGQDEVILGLSGGVDSSVVAALLHKAIGSQLTCVFVDTGLLRWNEGDQVMAMFAEHMGVKVVRVNAADRYFERLAGVADPEAKRKIIGNLFVEIFDEESAKLANARWLAQGTIYPDVIESAGSKTGKAHVIKSHHNVGGLPEHMKLGLVEPLRELFKDEVRRLGVELGLPHSMVYRHPFPGPGLGVRILGEVQREYAQLLAKADHIFIDELRRADLYDKVSQAFAVFLPVKSVGVVGDARAYEWVIALRAVETIDFMTAHWAHLPHEFLGTVSNRIINELRGVSRVVYDISGKPPATIEWE
- the guaB gene encoding IMP dehydrogenase, which gives rise to MLRIQAEALTYDDVSLVPAHSIVLPKDVSLATRLTRTLNLRLPIVSAAMDTVSEARLAIAMAQLGGISILHKNMSLEAQAAQVAHVKKFEAGVIKEPFTVGPDATIGDVLKLTRARNISGVPVVDGGQLVGIVTSRDMRFEAKLDDPVRHIMTKKDRLITVREGASDEEVVQLLHKHRIEKVLVVNDGFELRGLITVKDIQKKSDNPNAAYDSSERLLAGAAVGVGGDTEARVEALAAAGVDVVVVDTAHGHSQGVLERVQWVKKNFPQLQVIGGNIVTGDAALALMDHGADAVKVGVGPGSICTTRIVAGVGVPQITAVAMVAEALQDRIPLIADGGIRFSGDIGKAIVAGASTVMIGGLFAGTEEAPGEVELFQGRSYKSYRGMGSLGAMELGSKDRYFQDASDADKLVPEGIEGRVPYRGPLRGVVHQLAGGLRATMGYVGCATIEDMRKKPSFVRVTSAGTRESHVHDVQITKEPPNYRAG
- the folD gene encoding bifunctional methylenetetrahydrofolate dehydrogenase/methenyltetrahydrofolate cyclohydrolase FolD — protein: MTARILDGKRIAEDLLDNLKAQVDARIQAGKPAPGLAVVLVGNDPASSVYVKNKRRAAQKVGIRAIDYDLPADTSDEQLLALIDRLNADPSVHGILVQLPLPGHRDATHLIHRIHPGKDVDGFHPENVGHLALRQFGLRPCTPRGITTLLAYTDRPVRGQSATIVGVSNHVGRPMALELLIAGCTVTSCHKFTPKDVLESSVRHADILVVAVGRPQLIPGEWVKPGAVVIDVGINRLDDGRLVGDVGFQAAAERASWITPVPGGVGPMTVATLMQNTLEAAEAADR